A genome region from Mycobacterium florentinum includes the following:
- a CDS encoding DUF1003 domain-containing protein — MTTQADGHRHNPQLIPRRLLRGGQIHHPAVLEEAKRRSANFQLRLADRITAFAGSMNFVWLHAALFGVWMAFVEPSPWPTLTLVVSLEAIFLSTFVMIGQNRQAAFQQARADHDFQTQELELKTNTELTRDIHVLTEELHRRFINPTLE; from the coding sequence ATGACGACCCAAGCCGACGGCCATCGACACAATCCGCAATTGATCCCGCGCCGGCTGCTGCGCGGCGGACAGATCCATCACCCCGCCGTCCTGGAGGAAGCCAAGCGGCGCAGCGCCAATTTTCAGTTGCGGCTGGCGGACCGGATCACGGCATTTGCCGGATCGATGAATTTCGTCTGGCTGCACGCGGCCTTGTTCGGCGTGTGGATGGCGTTTGTGGAACCCAGTCCATGGCCGACGCTGACCCTGGTGGTGTCCCTCGAGGCGATCTTCCTGTCGACGTTCGTGATGATCGGCCAGAACCGTCAGGCGGCCTTCCAACAGGCCAGGGCCGACCACGACTTTCAGACTCAGGAGCTGGAGCTGAAGACCAACACCGAGCTCACCCGCGACATCCATGTGCTCACCGAGGAATTGCACCGACGGTTCATCAACCCAACGCTTGAGTGA
- a CDS encoding TIGR03564 family F420-dependent LLM class oxidoreductase, with protein MFTSVGDGAGRPLVDAYVEGLAQIAAEGFRRVWSAQLPWEPDVMSVLAVALREVPGIEMGTAVLPIQVAHPMLTAQRALTLSSIGEGRFKLGLGVNHPQFSEQWWGVPWDKPVRRMSEHLDGLLPLLAGEPADAIGEIVTTRGELQIPGVAAPEVYLAALGPQMLRLAGRRSAGTITWMTGPKTLANHIGPTLRDAAAAAGRPEGAVTVIAGLPILVTDDIDGARALAAEEFAVYGTLPSYRAMLDREGFAGPEDAALIGDEATVAERIDELRGAGVDELTAYLFADDDDTLARTRALLRKAAGPAG; from the coding sequence ATGTTCACTTCTGTCGGTGACGGCGCGGGGCGACCACTCGTCGACGCGTACGTCGAGGGGCTTGCACAGATCGCCGCGGAGGGTTTCCGGCGCGTATGGTCGGCCCAATTGCCTTGGGAGCCCGACGTGATGAGCGTGCTGGCCGTGGCGTTGCGCGAGGTGCCCGGGATCGAAATGGGCACGGCGGTGCTACCCATCCAGGTCGCACATCCGATGCTGACCGCGCAACGCGCGTTGACGCTCAGCTCGATCGGCGAAGGCCGGTTCAAACTCGGCCTCGGGGTCAACCATCCGCAATTCAGCGAACAGTGGTGGGGAGTTCCCTGGGACAAACCAGTCCGACGGATGAGCGAGCACCTCGACGGACTGCTCCCGCTGCTCGCCGGCGAACCGGCTGATGCGATCGGCGAAATCGTCACGACCCGCGGCGAGCTGCAAATTCCCGGTGTAGCGGCCCCCGAGGTTTATCTCGCGGCGCTGGGCCCGCAGATGCTGCGACTGGCGGGCCGGCGCAGCGCGGGAACCATCACGTGGATGACCGGGCCCAAGACGCTGGCCAACCACATCGGGCCGACCCTGCGCGACGCCGCCGCGGCGGCCGGCCGCCCCGAGGGTGCGGTCACGGTGATCGCGGGCCTGCCCATCCTGGTCACCGATGACATCGACGGCGCCCGGGCGCTGGCCGCCGAGGAGTTCGCGGTTTACGGCACGCTGCCGTCGTATCGCGCGATGTTGGACCGGGAGGGCTTCGCCGGCCCCGAGGATGCCGCCCTGATCGGCGACGAAGCCACCGTGGCCGAGCGTATCGACGAACTACGCGGCGCCGGTGTCGACGAACTCACCGCCTACCTGTTCGCTGACGACGACGATACGCTCGCGCGAACCCGCGCGCTGTTACGCAAGGCCGCCGGCCCGGCCGGCTAG
- the car gene encoding carboxylic acid reductase, producing the protein MDEDPDERMSRRVAEYFDNDPQFRAAAPLPGVIEAVGTPGLRLTEVLETIVEGYADRPALGERARGLVTDAAGRTSVRRHPRFDTISYREVWDRVRAIASAWRNDPENPVVPGDVVATIGFSSADYLVVDLVCAYLGLVTVPLQHNAPVARLRPIIEECEPKIVAVSAEYLDLAAESLLTSTSLRQVMVFDYQAGADEQRENFEQTRVRLQGSDAAVVVTTVDDVVERGRELPAVAPFTEDSNERLAMIMYTSGSTGTPKGAMYTERTITTLWASMLFLTPGLPVINVNFMPLNHLGGRLPLASAFLAGGTSYFVPESDLSTLFEDWALVRPTEVGVVPRVVEMLYQHYRGVVDRGIAEGADPATAEQDALTELREHVLGGRVMGGFVGSAPLAAEMKAFLDSMLGVHVTDGYGLTETGMLTRDGIISRQRVIDYKLVDVPELGYFLTDRPYPRGELLVKTDTMTPGYYKRPEITAEVFDEDGFYKTGDVMAEIGPDHLIYVDRRNNVLKLAQGEFVAVANLESIYAGAPLVRQIFVYGNSERPSLLAVIVPTPEALAEYGNSLALKSAIHQSLQQTAAAAQLQSYEMPVDFILETKPFTDENGLLSGLGKQLRPRLKGHYGEALEQLYTEIAAAQVDEVRVLRETATDRPVVETLTAACRALLGISDADPEAHFTDLGGDSLSALSFSRLLAEIFHVEVPVSVITSPANDIATIADYIDAQRGTRVQRPTFGTVHGQGATAVATGELTLDKFIDAQTLSAAPSLPHATGAPHTVLLTGANGWLGRFLTLEWLERLAVRGGQLVTIVRGRDADDARTRLENAFDSGDPELLSRFRELAAMHLEVLPGDIGDQDLGLDPATWQRLADTVDLIVHPAALVNHVLPYDQLFGPNVVGTAELIRLAITTQIKPVTYLSTIAVAMTVAPGQFQEDGDIRRVSPTRPLNDDYANGYANSKWAGEVLLREANELCGLPVAVFRSDMILAHTRYRGQLNVPDMFTRLIFSLLVTGIAPHSFYERDPACSRARAHYDGLPVDFIAEAITTIGSRVTAGYSSFDVMNPYDDGVSLDVFVDWLIRAGNKIQRIVDYDEWLARFQTALTGLPERQRQQSVLPLLHAFRKPEKAIRGAAAPAEAFHAAVRADKIGPAKDIPHISAELIDKYADDLRQLSLLG; encoded by the coding sequence ATGGACGAGGACCCAGACGAGCGAATGTCCCGGCGGGTGGCCGAATATTTCGACAATGATCCGCAATTCCGGGCGGCTGCTCCGCTTCCCGGAGTGATCGAGGCGGTCGGCACGCCGGGTCTGCGACTCACCGAGGTCTTGGAGACGATCGTCGAGGGCTACGCCGATCGGCCGGCACTCGGCGAACGCGCGCGCGGATTGGTCACCGATGCCGCGGGCCGCACCTCCGTGCGGCGGCACCCGCGTTTCGACACCATCTCCTACCGCGAAGTGTGGGACCGGGTGCGTGCGATCGCCAGCGCCTGGCGCAACGACCCCGAGAACCCGGTCGTCCCGGGCGATGTCGTCGCGACAATCGGATTCTCCAGCGCCGACTACCTGGTCGTAGACCTGGTCTGCGCCTACCTCGGATTGGTGACCGTGCCGCTGCAGCACAACGCACCGGTCGCGAGGCTGCGCCCGATCATCGAGGAGTGCGAACCGAAGATCGTCGCGGTCAGCGCCGAATATCTTGATCTGGCAGCCGAATCCTTGTTGACCAGCACCTCGTTGCGGCAGGTGATGGTGTTCGACTACCAAGCCGGGGCCGACGAGCAACGGGAGAACTTCGAACAGACCCGGGTTCGCTTGCAGGGATCGGATGCGGCGGTGGTCGTCACCACGGTGGACGACGTCGTCGAGCGCGGGCGCGAGTTGCCCGCCGTCGCACCGTTCACCGAGGACAGCAACGAGCGCTTGGCGATGATCATGTACACCTCGGGCAGCACCGGAACACCCAAGGGCGCCATGTACACCGAGCGGACGATTACCACGCTGTGGGCGTCGATGCTCTTCCTCACGCCCGGACTGCCGGTGATCAACGTGAATTTCATGCCGTTGAATCACCTCGGCGGCCGGTTGCCGCTGGCGTCGGCATTCCTCGCCGGGGGTACCAGCTATTTCGTCCCCGAGTCCGATCTATCCACCCTGTTCGAAGACTGGGCGCTGGTGCGGCCCACCGAAGTCGGTGTGGTTCCGCGGGTGGTGGAGATGCTGTACCAGCACTACCGCGGCGTGGTCGACCGCGGGATCGCCGAGGGGGCAGATCCCGCAACCGCCGAGCAGGATGCGCTGACCGAACTGCGTGAGCACGTGCTGGGCGGGCGGGTTATGGGCGGCTTTGTCGGCAGTGCGCCATTGGCCGCAGAGATGAAGGCGTTCTTGGATTCGATGCTGGGCGTGCACGTTACGGACGGCTATGGGCTGACCGAAACCGGAATGCTGACCCGAGACGGCATAATCTCACGCCAACGTGTCATCGACTACAAACTGGTCGATGTGCCCGAGCTCGGCTATTTCCTCACCGACCGGCCTTACCCGCGTGGGGAATTGCTCGTCAAGACCGACACGATGACGCCGGGTTACTACAAGCGTCCGGAAATCACCGCCGAGGTCTTCGACGAGGACGGCTTTTACAAGACCGGCGACGTGATGGCCGAGATCGGGCCCGATCACCTGATCTACGTCGACCGCCGCAACAACGTTCTCAAGCTTGCACAGGGCGAGTTCGTCGCGGTGGCCAACCTGGAATCCATTTATGCCGGGGCGCCACTGGTACGGCAGATCTTCGTCTACGGCAACAGCGAACGGCCCAGCCTGCTGGCTGTCATCGTGCCCACCCCCGAAGCACTCGCCGAATACGGCAACAGCCTCGCGCTGAAATCGGCGATACACCAATCGCTTCAGCAGACAGCTGCGGCGGCGCAGCTCCAATCCTATGAGATGCCAGTCGATTTCATCCTGGAAACCAAGCCGTTCACCGACGAGAACGGACTGCTCTCCGGTCTGGGCAAGCAGCTACGCCCCCGGCTCAAGGGCCACTACGGCGAAGCACTCGAGCAGCTGTACACCGAAATCGCGGCCGCACAGGTCGACGAGGTCCGGGTGCTGCGCGAGACTGCGACCGACCGCCCGGTGGTGGAGACGCTGACCGCCGCCTGCCGAGCCTTGCTGGGTATCTCGGACGCGGACCCCGAAGCCCACTTCACCGACCTCGGCGGAGATTCGTTGTCGGCGTTGAGCTTCTCCCGCTTGTTGGCGGAGATCTTCCACGTCGAGGTTCCGGTGTCGGTGATCACCAGCCCGGCCAATGACATCGCGACGATCGCCGACTACATCGACGCCCAGCGCGGTACCCGCGTCCAACGTCCGACGTTCGGCACCGTGCACGGGCAGGGCGCAACCGCTGTTGCCACCGGCGAACTGACGTTGGACAAGTTCATCGACGCCCAGACATTGTCCGCCGCACCGTCTTTGCCGCATGCCACCGGGGCACCGCACACCGTGCTGCTGACCGGCGCGAACGGCTGGCTGGGACGATTCCTCACGCTGGAATGGCTGGAGCGACTCGCCGTGCGGGGCGGCCAGCTGGTGACGATCGTGCGTGGCCGCGATGCGGATGACGCCAGGACGCGCTTGGAAAATGCCTTCGACAGTGGTGATCCCGAACTGCTGAGCCGGTTCCGCGAGCTTGCCGCCATGCATCTCGAGGTGCTGCCCGGCGACATCGGCGATCAGGATCTGGGTCTGGACCCGGCTACCTGGCAACGGCTGGCCGATACCGTCGACCTGATCGTGCACCCGGCCGCACTGGTCAACCATGTGCTGCCCTACGACCAGCTGTTCGGGCCCAATGTCGTTGGAACCGCCGAGCTTATCCGGCTGGCGATCACGACCCAGATCAAGCCCGTCACCTACTTGTCCACCATTGCGGTGGCGATGACGGTGGCGCCCGGTCAGTTCCAGGAGGACGGCGACATCCGGCGGGTGAGCCCCACTCGTCCGCTCAATGACGACTACGCCAACGGGTACGCCAACAGCAAGTGGGCCGGCGAGGTACTGCTACGGGAGGCCAACGAGCTGTGCGGTCTGCCGGTCGCGGTGTTCCGGTCGGACATGATCCTCGCGCACACCCGATACCGTGGCCAGCTCAACGTGCCCGACATGTTCACCCGGCTGATCTTCAGCCTGCTGGTGACGGGCATTGCCCCGCATTCGTTTTACGAACGCGACCCAGCGTGCAGCCGGGCGCGGGCACACTACGACGGCCTGCCGGTCGACTTCATCGCCGAGGCGATCACCACGATCGGCTCCCGGGTCACCGCCGGCTACAGCTCGTTCGACGTCATGAACCCGTACGACGACGGCGTCTCGCTGGATGTGTTCGTGGACTGGCTTATTCGGGCTGGCAACAAGATTCAGCGCATCGTCGACTACGACGAGTGGCTGGCCCGCTTCCAGACCGCGCTGACGGGTCTGCCCGAGCGGCAACGTCAGCAGTCGGTTCTGCCGCTGCTGCACGCATTCCGCAAGCCCGAGAAGGCGATTCGGGGTGCGGCCGCGCCGGCCGAGGCGTTCCACGCCGCGGTGCGCGCCGATAAGATCGGACCCGCCAAGGACATCCCGCATATCTCCGCGGAGTTGATCGACAAGTACGCCGACGACTTGCGGCAGCTGTCCTTGCTCGGCTGA
- a CDS encoding TIGR03619 family F420-dependent LLM class oxidoreductase produces the protein MKFVFPLPHMLRLKATMQPWEPEVTGPDQTRMAKCADRWGYDMIAFPEHLVIPAEHVELSGPHYLHSTVAQAHVAGATERIAINSCVTVLPLQHPIVLAKALATADWMSGGRMMVTFGVGWLAREFELLGVPFHERGRIADEYLAAIVELWTSDNPQFEGRYVSFDNVAFEPKPVQKPHLPIWIGGDADAALRRAAKHASGWWAFLTPPEQIAERVDYIKSQPCYDGRPFEVMHGMGTNRVGEGHVVQKGNRDRPGMSAEQIIDRLNWFAEQGVTVSAVPIPAVRGVDEYLDYAQWVIEEIKPNVR, from the coding sequence GTGAAATTCGTCTTCCCGCTGCCCCATATGCTCCGGCTCAAGGCCACCATGCAGCCCTGGGAACCAGAGGTCACCGGGCCCGACCAGACCCGGATGGCCAAGTGCGCCGACCGCTGGGGCTACGACATGATCGCTTTCCCTGAGCATCTCGTCATTCCCGCCGAGCATGTCGAATTGTCCGGGCCGCACTATCTGCACTCGACGGTCGCCCAGGCCCATGTCGCCGGTGCCACCGAACGCATAGCCATCAACTCCTGCGTCACGGTCTTGCCGCTGCAGCATCCGATCGTCCTGGCCAAGGCGTTGGCCACCGCCGACTGGATGAGTGGCGGCCGGATGATGGTGACCTTCGGAGTCGGTTGGCTGGCACGGGAGTTCGAGCTGCTCGGGGTGCCGTTTCACGAACGGGGCCGCATCGCCGACGAATACCTCGCCGCGATCGTCGAATTGTGGACCAGCGACAACCCGCAATTCGAGGGCCGCTACGTATCTTTCGACAACGTCGCGTTCGAGCCGAAACCCGTTCAGAAACCGCATCTTCCGATCTGGATCGGCGGTGACGCCGACGCGGCACTTCGCCGGGCGGCCAAACACGCCTCCGGGTGGTGGGCGTTTCTGACACCTCCCGAGCAGATCGCCGAACGAGTGGACTACATCAAATCCCAGCCGTGCTATGACGGCCGGCCGTTCGAGGTGATGCACGGCATGGGTACCAATCGGGTCGGCGAGGGGCACGTTGTCCAGAAGGGCAATCGCGACCGGCCGGGCATGAGCGCCGAGCAGATCATCGACAGGTTGAACTGGTTCGCCGAGCAGGGCGTGACGGTCAGCGCCGTTCCCATTCCCGCGGTGCGCGGCGTCGACGAATATCTCGACTACGCGCAGTGGGTGATCGAGGAGATCAAGCCGAACGTCCGTTAG
- a CDS encoding 3-ketosteroid-delta-1-dehydrogenase, with product MTAHSATIPAGLAVTDTAVDLLVVGSGTGMAAALAAHELGLSVLVVEKASHVGGSTARSGGALWLPAGPVLAQAGAGDTPEHAATYLDSVVAGSAPRQRSTGFLTHVSATVDMLRRTTALRFFWARDYSDYHPEEPGGSAAGRTCECHPFDTSLLGAYRTRLEPGLMEASVPVPTTGADYRWMNLVARVPRKGIPTFAKRIAQGVGGRMLGRRYAAGGQGLAAGLFAGLLRAGIPVWTDTSLLRLDLDGDRVRGAVVSHCGREVLITARCGVVLATGGFDHSMDMRWKFQSESLDANLSLGAAANTGDGIRAGQELGGGIDLMDQAWWFPAVAPLPGQPPAVMLAERSLPGSLIVNQHGRRFANESSDYMSFGQRLLELERSGSPVESMWIIFDQQYRNSYVFGAQLFPRMRIPQTWYDAGIAVRADDFAELGARIGLPIADFTATVTAFNQNAAAGADPDFGRGRSAYDRYYGDPTISPNPNLRALTKGPFYAVKMVLSDLGTCGGLKADHRARVLREDGAVINGLYAIGNTAANAFGTTYPGAGATIAQGLVYGYIAARDAAGVD from the coding sequence GTGACAGCACACAGCGCGACGATCCCTGCCGGGCTTGCCGTGACCGACACCGCCGTCGACCTGCTGGTCGTCGGCTCGGGCACCGGGATGGCGGCGGCGCTGGCCGCTCACGAACTCGGGCTGTCGGTGCTGGTCGTGGAGAAGGCGTCGCACGTGGGCGGCTCGACCGCCCGCTCCGGTGGCGCCCTGTGGCTGCCCGCCGGCCCGGTGCTGGCCCAGGCCGGCGCCGGCGATACGCCGGAGCACGCCGCCACCTACCTGGACTCGGTGGTGGCGGGTTCGGCGCCGCGGCAGCGCTCGACGGGATTCTTGACGCACGTGTCCGCGACGGTCGACATGCTGCGGCGGACCACCGCGCTGCGCTTCTTCTGGGCGCGCGACTATTCCGATTACCACCCCGAGGAGCCCGGTGGCAGCGCGGCGGGCCGCACCTGCGAGTGCCACCCGTTCGACACGTCGCTGCTCGGCGCGTACCGCACCCGGTTGGAGCCGGGCTTGATGGAGGCGAGTGTCCCGGTCCCGACGACGGGTGCCGACTACCGCTGGATGAACCTGGTGGCGCGGGTGCCGCGCAAGGGAATTCCGACGTTCGCCAAGCGAATCGCGCAAGGGGTGGGCGGCCGGATGCTGGGCCGGCGTTACGCCGCCGGCGGTCAGGGCCTGGCGGCCGGCCTGTTCGCGGGCCTGTTGCGCGCCGGCATCCCGGTGTGGACCGACACCAGCCTGCTGCGCCTCGACCTCGACGGTGACCGGGTGCGGGGCGCGGTGGTTTCACACTGCGGCCGCGAGGTGCTGATCACCGCCCGGTGCGGCGTCGTGCTGGCCACCGGCGGTTTCGACCACAGCATGGACATGCGGTGGAAATTTCAGTCGGAGTCGCTGGACGCCAACCTGAGTCTCGGCGCGGCGGCCAATACCGGCGACGGTATTCGTGCCGGGCAAGAACTCGGCGGCGGCATCGATCTGATGGACCAGGCGTGGTGGTTCCCCGCCGTCGCGCCGCTGCCCGGTCAGCCACCCGCCGTGATGCTGGCCGAACGGTCGCTGCCGGGCAGCCTGATCGTGAACCAGCACGGCCGCCGCTTCGCCAACGAGTCGTCGGACTACATGTCCTTCGGCCAGCGGCTGCTCGAGCTGGAGCGATCGGGCAGCCCGGTCGAATCGATGTGGATCATCTTCGACCAGCAGTACCGCAACAGCTATGTCTTTGGCGCCCAACTGTTTCCGCGGATGCGCATCCCGCAGACCTGGTACGACGCCGGCATCGCGGTACGCGCCGACGACTTCGCCGAACTGGGCGCGCGGATCGGCTTGCCGATTGCGGATTTCACGGCGACGGTCACCGCTTTCAACCAAAACGCCGCTGCCGGTGCCGATCCCGACTTCGGCCGGGGACGCAGTGCCTACGACCGCTATTACGGCGACCCGACGATCTCACCCAATCCCAACCTGCGCGCGCTGACCAAGGGACCGTTTTACGCCGTCAAGATGGTGCTGAGCGACCTGGGCACCTGCGGCGGATTGAAAGCCGACCACCGGGCGCGGGTGCTGCGCGAGGACGGTGCGGTGATCAACGGGCTCTACGCGATCGGCAATACCGCCGCCAACGCGTTCGGCACGACGTATCCGGGCGCGGGAGCGACGATCGCGCAGGGCCTCGTGTACGGCTACATCGCCGCGCGGGACGCGGCCGGCGTCGACTAG
- a CDS encoding PadR family transcriptional regulator yields the protein MLSYEEEVSGYDLKKWIDWSVDLYYWSPSFSQIYTELKKLEGLGLATSRVERDEGTRTRRLYKITEAGMAAVTEWATDAPVDPPVLKHSVLMRMTLGHLSNPARLKELLQEYVAYAEDCHRKAVDDAEGAEAEPAWAYSVLALRWAAKYYAAEREFALEMMKDIDEADRILQTAPKGSSGKARTTPGYWREVEKQVEAKREAD from the coding sequence ATGTTGTCCTACGAAGAGGAAGTCTCCGGCTACGACCTGAAGAAGTGGATCGACTGGAGCGTCGACCTGTATTACTGGAGCCCGTCGTTCAGCCAGATCTACACGGAGCTGAAGAAGCTGGAGGGTCTGGGCCTGGCGACGTCTCGCGTCGAGCGCGACGAGGGCACCCGCACCCGCCGGCTCTACAAGATCACCGAGGCCGGGATGGCCGCCGTCACCGAGTGGGCCACCGACGCACCGGTGGATCCGCCGGTGCTCAAACACAGCGTGCTGATGCGGATGACGTTGGGGCATCTGAGCAACCCGGCCCGGCTCAAGGAATTACTGCAGGAATATGTCGCCTATGCCGAGGACTGCCACCGCAAGGCGGTCGACGACGCCGAGGGAGCCGAAGCCGAACCCGCATGGGCGTATTCGGTGCTCGCGCTGCGCTGGGCGGCCAAGTACTACGCCGCCGAGCGGGAGTTCGCCCTGGAAATGATGAAGGACATTGACGAGGCCGACCGCATACTGCAGACGGCGCCGAAGGGTTCTTCGGGCAAAGCGCGGACCACGCCGGGCTACTGGCGCGAGGTCGAGAAGCAGGTCGAGGCCAAGCGCGAAGCCGACTAG
- a CDS encoding alkene reductase, whose translation MLAPIQLGALYAPNRILMAPITRTRAADDGVPTALMADYYAQRASSGLIITEGTFSSARGRAYPGQPGLHTDAQQAGWARVAEAVHAAGGRIVLQLMHSGRISHPDILDGQLPVGPSEIRPSGTVHTAAGKKTFVVPHELSACQIRCVISDFVAAACRARAAGADGIEIDAANGYLLSQFLTYDANYRRDAYGGSAHDRARLPSEVIRAVAEAIGPERLGLRISPGNPENDIHEPDLEAHLILAKNARELGLAYLHARVPPERPIYSWLRRRWPDRLLLNRRFQTTTTRERAVDVVTAGTADAVTIDHAYLANPDLVRRWTYGAQLNEPRMEFLYTGGALGYTDYPPL comes from the coding sequence TTGCTGGCCCCGATCCAACTGGGCGCGTTGTACGCACCGAACCGGATCCTGATGGCGCCCATAACGCGCACCCGCGCCGCCGACGATGGGGTGCCCACCGCGCTGATGGCCGATTACTACGCGCAGCGGGCGAGCTCGGGGTTGATCATCACCGAGGGCACGTTCTCCTCGGCGCGGGGACGCGCGTACCCCGGCCAGCCCGGTTTGCACACCGATGCGCAGCAAGCCGGATGGGCACGGGTCGCCGAAGCGGTCCACGCGGCCGGCGGCCGAATCGTGTTGCAACTCATGCACTCTGGCCGTATCTCACATCCCGACATCCTGGACGGTCAACTGCCCGTCGGGCCGTCGGAGATCAGGCCGTCCGGCACGGTGCACACCGCCGCCGGCAAGAAGACCTTCGTTGTTCCGCACGAACTCAGCGCCTGCCAAATACGCTGCGTGATATCCGATTTCGTCGCCGCGGCATGCCGAGCCCGCGCCGCCGGCGCGGACGGCATCGAGATCGACGCCGCCAACGGATACCTGCTGAGTCAATTCCTCACCTACGACGCGAATTATCGGCGCGACGCGTACGGCGGGTCCGCCCACGACCGTGCGCGGCTTCCGAGCGAAGTCATCCGCGCGGTCGCGGAGGCGATCGGGCCCGAACGGCTGGGGTTGCGCATCTCTCCGGGCAATCCGGAGAACGACATTCACGAACCGGACCTCGAGGCGCACCTGATTCTCGCGAAGAACGCCCGCGAACTGGGGTTGGCTTACCTGCACGCACGGGTCCCACCCGAACGGCCGATCTATTCCTGGTTGCGTCGCCGCTGGCCGGACCGCCTGCTGCTCAACCGCAGGTTCCAGACGACGACCACCCGCGAACGAGCCGTCGACGTCGTCACGGCCGGGACGGCGGACGCCGTGACGATTGACCATGCGTATCTGGCGAATCCGGATCTGGTGCGGCGATGGACCTACGGTGCACAACTCAACGAGCCCCGCATGGAATTCCTCTACACCGGTGGCGCGTTGGGCTATACCGATTACCCGCCCTTGTGA
- a CDS encoding Rieske 2Fe-2S domain-containing protein codes for MHDTDEIRLIEAQAAPTRFARGWHCLGLIRDFGDGKPHAINAFGQKLVVFRSGNGELNVLDSYCRHMGGDLSQGEVKGDEIACPFHDWRWGGDGRCKQVPYARRAPKLARTATWTTLEQDGMLFVWNDPERKPPPPGVTIPRIEGATSDEWTDWHWYTTVVGTSNCREIIDNVVDMAHFYYIHGALPTYFKNIFEGHVATQYMNGEGRPDMGGTEGSRMLGNTSVASYYGPSFMIDDLTYHYEYGDAQSVLINCHYPIDSNSFVLQYGIIVKKSEALPGDDPMQTAIQLGDYVKLGFEQDVEIWRHKARIDNPLLVEEDGPVYQLRRWYEQFYVDVADVQPDMVDRFEFELDTTRPYEAWMKEVEANMAAQGSV; via the coding sequence ATGCATGACACCGACGAAATTCGGCTCATTGAAGCCCAAGCCGCACCGACGCGGTTTGCCCGCGGCTGGCATTGCCTGGGGCTGATCAGAGATTTCGGTGACGGCAAGCCGCACGCGATCAACGCCTTCGGTCAGAAACTTGTCGTCTTCCGCAGCGGGAACGGCGAGCTCAACGTTCTCGACAGCTACTGCCGGCACATGGGCGGTGACCTGTCCCAGGGCGAGGTGAAGGGCGACGAGATCGCCTGCCCGTTCCACGACTGGCGCTGGGGCGGTGACGGGCGCTGCAAGCAGGTGCCCTACGCCCGGCGCGCACCCAAGCTGGCCCGCACGGCGACCTGGACGACGCTGGAGCAGGACGGCATGTTGTTCGTCTGGAACGACCCGGAGCGCAAACCGCCGCCGCCGGGGGTGACGATCCCGCGCATCGAGGGAGCCACCAGCGACGAGTGGACCGACTGGCACTGGTACACCACGGTCGTCGGAACCAGCAACTGCCGCGAAATCATCGACAACGTCGTGGATATGGCGCACTTCTACTACATCCACGGCGCGTTGCCGACCTACTTCAAGAACATCTTCGAGGGACACGTCGCGACGCAGTACATGAACGGCGAGGGCCGCCCCGACATGGGTGGCACCGAAGGCTCACGGATGCTGGGCAACACCTCGGTGGCGTCCTACTACGGGCCGTCCTTCATGATCGACGACCTGACCTACCATTACGAGTACGGTGACGCGCAGTCCGTTCTGATCAACTGCCATTATCCGATCGACTCCAATTCCTTTGTGCTGCAATACGGCATCATCGTCAAGAAGTCCGAAGCGCTGCCCGGCGACGACCCCATGCAAACCGCGATCCAGCTCGGCGACTACGTCAAGCTCGGTTTCGAGCAGGACGTCGAGATCTGGCGGCACAAGGCACGCATCGACAACCCGCTGCTGGTCGAGGAGGACGGCCCGGTGTATCAGCTGCGTCGCTGGTATGAGCAGTTCTACGTCGACGTCGCCGACGTGCAGCCGGACATGGTGGACCGTTTCGAGTTCGAGCTGGACACGACCCGGCCGTACGAGGCGTGGATGAAAGAGGTCGAAGCGAACATGGCGGCGCAAGGTTCGGTGTGA
- a CDS encoding ferredoxin, whose product MALDSPVRTDNRLDEMPMLPVACGSCGAQVLVRKSTWNQTSVQWNAEATDRCAERAEARKVSAHAGRGVFLVCSALRESIVEAVRRGELAIVDE is encoded by the coding sequence ATGGCGCTCGATTCGCCTGTGCGGACGGACAATCGGCTCGACGAGATGCCGATGCTGCCCGTGGCATGCGGTAGCTGCGGCGCGCAGGTGCTGGTCCGCAAGAGCACCTGGAACCAGACCAGTGTGCAGTGGAATGCGGAGGCGACCGACCGGTGTGCCGAGCGGGCCGAAGCCCGCAAGGTGTCCGCGCACGCCGGCCGTGGGGTGTTCCTGGTGTGTTCGGCGCTGCGCGAGTCGATCGTCGAGGCGGTGCGCCGCGGGGAACTGGCCATCGTCGACGAGTAG